One segment of Streptomyces sp. NBC_00576 DNA contains the following:
- a CDS encoding FKBP-type peptidyl-prolyl cis-trans isomerase — MRRRSVLLAVPAGLVTLAGCGDEESDKSKASDSSPSPSASGPSAAPAPKIVDGPLPAITAGVKFGEKPTVAKASGDPSKDLAVKTLIAGNGKTVVENDYVVANYLGQVWDSAKVFDNSYDRGTALVIQLAQGKIIDGWRYALTGKKAGSRVEMAVPPTWGYGTQGNAQAGIKGTDTLIFVVDVQDTFNAKSSAKGKAVAQDDAGLPKVGTNTDGAAPSIEVPKSAAPTKLVANYVIEGDGEVVKETESVLVQYKGVLWDTGKEFDSSYKSGQLVSFGLSQVVKGWAQGLTGKKVGSRVMIAIPPALGYGDNPPQGSGIEKDSVLVFSVDILAKM, encoded by the coding sequence GTGCGCCGACGCTCAGTTCTCCTTGCCGTACCTGCCGGACTTGTCACGCTCGCCGGATGCGGTGACGAAGAGTCCGACAAGAGCAAGGCCAGTGACAGCAGCCCGTCTCCCTCGGCGTCGGGTCCGTCCGCGGCGCCGGCGCCGAAGATCGTCGACGGTCCGCTGCCGGCGATCACCGCGGGGGTGAAGTTCGGCGAGAAGCCGACCGTGGCGAAGGCGAGCGGTGACCCGTCGAAGGATCTCGCGGTGAAGACGCTCATCGCGGGCAACGGCAAGACGGTCGTGGAGAACGACTACGTCGTGGCGAACTACCTGGGGCAGGTCTGGGATTCGGCGAAGGTCTTCGACAACTCGTACGACCGGGGGACCGCGCTTGTCATCCAGCTGGCGCAGGGCAAGATCATCGACGGCTGGCGGTATGCGCTGACGGGCAAGAAGGCCGGCAGCCGTGTGGAGATGGCCGTTCCGCCGACGTGGGGCTATGGCACGCAGGGCAATGCGCAGGCGGGTATCAAGGGCACCGACACGCTGATCTTCGTCGTGGATGTCCAGGACACGTTCAACGCGAAGAGTTCGGCGAAGGGCAAGGCCGTCGCCCAGGACGACGCCGGTCTGCCGAAGGTCGGTACGAACACGGACGGCGCGGCCCCCTCGATCGAGGTCCCGAAGTCCGCCGCGCCCACGAAGCTGGTGGCCAACTACGTCATCGAGGGCGACGGCGAGGTGGTCAAGGAGACCGAGTCGGTCCTCGTGCAGTACAAGGGCGTGCTGTGGGACACGGGCAAGGAGTTCGACTCGTCGTACAAGAGCGGGCAGTTGGTCTCGTTCGGGCTGTCGCAGGTAGTCAAGGGCTGGGCGCAGGGGCTGACGGGCAAGAAGGTCGGCAGCCGCGTGATGATCGCGATTCCGCCGGCTCTGGGCTACGGCGACAACCCGCCGCAGGGCAGCGGTATCGAGAAGGACTCCGTGCTGGTGTTCTCCGTGGACATCCTCGCGAAGATGTGA
- a CDS encoding FKBP-type peptidyl-prolyl cis-trans isomerase — protein sequence MSIEKPEIDFPGGEPPADLQIKDIWEGDGAEAKAGQNVTVHYVGVSFSTGEEFDASWNRGNPFKFPLGGGRVIKGWDLGVQGMKVGGRRELTIPAHLAYGNQSPTPAIKPGETLIFVVDLIAV from the coding sequence GTGAGCATCGAGAAGCCCGAGATCGACTTCCCCGGCGGCGAGCCCCCGGCGGACCTCCAGATCAAGGACATCTGGGAGGGCGACGGAGCCGAAGCGAAGGCGGGTCAGAACGTCACCGTCCACTACGTGGGAGTTTCCTTCAGCACGGGCGAGGAGTTCGACGCCAGCTGGAACCGGGGCAACCCGTTCAAGTTCCCGCTGGGCGGGGGCCGGGTCATCAAGGGCTGGGACCTCGGTGTGCAGGGCATGAAGGTCGGCGGCCGGCGTGAGCTGACCATCCCGGCCCACCTCGCCTACGGCAACCAGAGCCCCACGCCGGCGATCAAGCCGGGCGAGACGCTGATCTTCGTGGTGGACCTGATCGCGGTCTGA
- the tatC gene encoding twin-arginine translocase subunit TatC, whose protein sequence is MLKSARNKEEKERDPEGRMPLVEHLRELRNRVAKALLAIVIVTVVAAFFYNDIINLFTKPVLDSVGCPSSFSELAKQQTQGDNPCAQITINGLLAPFTLALKVSLMAGVVLASPIWLYQLWAFVAPGLHKSEKKYAYAFVASGVPLFLGGAYFAYRVLPTTAKVLMEFTPFGVDNLLPLDDLLDLVTRMVLVFGLSFELPLLLIMLNLTGILTGKRMAGWWRAMIMGITVFAAVATPSTDPLTMLALAGPIWVLYFGAVAFSLVNDRRKRRRDEAGPGDDEASDLDLTPEDIGEIETVSASRALPEQAGTDRVNGYDDVT, encoded by the coding sequence TTGCTCAAGTCCGCCCGCAACAAGGAGGAGAAGGAGAGGGATCCCGAGGGGCGGATGCCCCTCGTCGAGCATCTCCGTGAACTCCGCAACCGGGTCGCGAAGGCCTTGCTGGCCATCGTGATCGTCACGGTCGTGGCCGCCTTCTTCTACAACGACATCATCAACCTCTTCACGAAGCCGGTGCTCGACTCGGTCGGATGCCCGTCGTCCTTCTCAGAGCTGGCGAAGCAGCAGACCCAGGGGGACAACCCCTGCGCGCAGATCACGATCAACGGCCTGCTCGCGCCCTTCACGCTCGCGCTGAAGGTGTCGCTCATGGCCGGTGTCGTGCTCGCCTCGCCGATCTGGCTCTACCAGCTCTGGGCGTTCGTCGCCCCGGGTCTGCACAAGAGCGAGAAGAAGTACGCGTACGCGTTCGTCGCATCCGGTGTCCCGCTGTTCCTCGGCGGTGCCTACTTCGCCTACCGGGTCCTCCCCACCACCGCGAAGGTCCTGATGGAGTTCACGCCGTTCGGCGTGGACAACCTGCTCCCGCTGGACGACCTGCTCGACCTCGTCACGCGCATGGTGCTGGTCTTCGGTCTCTCCTTCGAGCTGCCACTGCTGCTGATCATGCTCAACCTCACCGGGATTCTCACCGGTAAGCGCATGGCCGGCTGGTGGCGCGCCATGATCATGGGCATCACGGTCTTCGCGGCGGTCGCGACGCCCAGTACGGACCCGCTGACCATGCTGGCGCTCGCCGGACCGATCTGGGTCCTGTACTTCGGCGCGGTGGCGTTCTCGCTGGTGAACGACCGGCGCAAGCGTCGGCGCGACGAGGCGGGACCGGGTGACGACGAGGCCTCCGACCTGGACCTCACCCCGGAGGACATCGGCGAGATCGAGACCGTCTCCGCCAGCCGGGCCCTGCCCGAACAGGCGGGCACGGACCGGGTCAACGGCTACGACGACGTGACCTGA
- a CDS encoding DEAD/DEAH box helicase encodes MIVLLSVGAGSLESTMTEDLSPAERYAAARKRAVEQATALASFREMYDFGLDPFQIEACQALEAGKGVLVAAPTGSGKTIVGEFAVHLALQQGKKCFYTTPIKALSNQKYSDLCRRYGADKVGLLTGDNSVNSDAPVVVMTTEVLRNMLYAGSQTLLGLGYVVMDEVHYLSDRFRGAVWEEVIIHLPESVTLVSLSATVSNAEEFGDWLDTVRGDTQVIVSEHRPVPLFQHVLAGRRMYDLFEEGEGSRKAVNPDLTRLARMEAQRPSFQDRKRGRAMREADRERERRSRSRVWTPGRPEVIERLDSEGLLPAITFIFSRAACEAAVQQCLYAGLRLNDDAARERVRAIVESRTASIPTEDLHVLGYYEWLEGLERGIAAHHAGMLPTFKEVVEELFVQGLVKAVFATETLALGINMPARSVVLEKLVKWNGEQHADITPGEYTQLTGRAGRRGIDVEGHAVVLWQRGMSPDHLAGLAGTRTYPLRSSFKPSYNMAVNLVEQFGRHRSRELLETSFAQFQADKSVVGISRQVQRNEEGLDGYKESMTCHLGDFEEYAQLRRELKDRETDLARQGAAQRRAEAAVALEKLKPGDIIHVPTGKYAGLALVLDPGLPAGRSNGHRGFEQHDGPRPLVLTAERQVKRLASMDFPVPVEALERMRVPKSFNPRSPQSRRDLASALRTKAGHIPPERARKQRSQAADDREIARLRTEIRAHACHGCNDREDHARWAERYYRLLRDTSQLERRIEGRTNTIARTFDRIVALLTELDYLRADEVTEHGKRLARLYGELDLLTSECLRAGVWNGLSPAELAACVSALVYESRAADDAMAPKVPSGKAKAALGEMVRIWGRLDALEEEFRITQSEGVGQREPDLGFAWAAYEWASGKGLDEVLREAEMPAGDFVRWCKQVIDVLGQISAAAPVSGGESSTVAKNARKAVEGLLRGVVAYSSVG; translated from the coding sequence ATGATCGTCCTGTTGTCAGTGGGGGCCGGTAGTCTCGAAAGCACGATGACAGAGGACCTCTCACCGGCCGAGCGGTATGCGGCAGCACGCAAGCGCGCTGTCGAGCAGGCCACCGCACTCGCGTCCTTCCGCGAGATGTACGACTTCGGCCTCGACCCCTTCCAGATCGAGGCCTGCCAGGCGCTCGAAGCGGGGAAGGGCGTGCTGGTGGCCGCCCCCACCGGTTCGGGCAAGACGATCGTCGGCGAGTTCGCCGTCCACCTCGCCCTCCAGCAGGGCAAGAAGTGCTTCTACACGACGCCCATCAAGGCCCTGTCGAACCAGAAGTACTCGGACCTGTGCCGTCGTTACGGCGCGGACAAGGTCGGTCTGCTCACCGGCGACAACAGCGTCAACTCCGATGCCCCGGTGGTCGTGATGACCACCGAGGTGCTGCGGAACATGCTGTACGCGGGCTCGCAGACCCTTCTCGGCCTCGGCTATGTGGTGATGGACGAGGTGCACTACCTCTCCGACCGCTTCCGCGGCGCCGTGTGGGAGGAAGTGATCATCCACCTCCCCGAGTCGGTCACCCTTGTCTCGCTGTCGGCGACCGTGTCCAACGCCGAGGAGTTCGGCGACTGGCTCGACACCGTGCGCGGCGACACCCAGGTGATCGTCTCCGAGCACCGGCCCGTGCCCCTGTTCCAGCACGTGCTCGCCGGACGCCGGATGTACGACCTCTTCGAGGAGGGGGAGGGCAGCAGGAAGGCCGTCAACCCCGACCTCACCCGGCTCGCGCGGATGGAGGCCCAACGGCCCTCCTTCCAGGACCGCAAACGCGGGCGCGCCATGCGTGAGGCCGACCGTGAGCGGGAGCGCAGATCGCGCTCACGCGTGTGGACGCCGGGACGCCCCGAAGTCATCGAACGGCTCGACTCCGAGGGCCTGTTGCCCGCCATCACGTTCATCTTCAGCCGCGCGGCCTGCGAAGCCGCCGTACAGCAGTGCCTGTACGCGGGACTGCGGCTGAACGACGACGCGGCGCGGGAACGGGTGCGGGCCATCGTCGAGTCGCGCACCGCGTCCATCCCCACCGAGGACCTGCACGTCCTGGGGTACTACGAATGGCTGGAAGGCCTGGAGCGAGGCATCGCCGCCCACCACGCGGGCATGCTGCCCACGTTCAAGGAGGTCGTCGAGGAACTCTTCGTACAAGGCCTCGTGAAGGCCGTCTTCGCCACCGAGACCCTCGCGCTCGGCATCAACATGCCCGCCCGCTCGGTCGTGCTGGAGAAGCTCGTCAAGTGGAACGGCGAACAGCACGCCGACATCACCCCCGGCGAGTACACCCAGCTGACCGGCCGCGCCGGCCGTCGAGGCATCGACGTCGAGGGTCACGCTGTCGTGCTGTGGCAGCGCGGTATGAGCCCCGACCACCTGGCGGGACTGGCGGGCACGCGCACGTACCCGCTGCGCTCCAGCTTCAAGCCGTCGTACAACATGGCGGTCAACCTGGTGGAACAGTTCGGCCGGCACCGCTCGCGCGAACTGCTGGAAACCTCGTTCGCGCAGTTCCAGGCCGACAAGTCGGTCGTCGGGATCTCCCGGCAGGTGCAGCGCAACGAGGAGGGACTGGACGGCTACAAGGAGTCCATGACCTGCCATCTGGGCGACTTCGAGGAGTACGCGCAGCTGCGCCGCGAACTCAAGGACCGCGAGACCGACCTGGCCAGGCAGGGCGCCGCCCAGCGGCGTGCCGAGGCCGCCGTCGCGCTGGAGAAGCTCAAGCCCGGTGACATCATCCACGTCCCCACGGGCAAGTACGCGGGCCTCGCGCTCGTCCTGGACCCGGGGCTGCCCGCCGGCCGGTCCAACGGCCATCGCGGCTTCGAGCAGCACGACGGCCCACGCCCGCTGGTGCTGACGGCCGAACGGCAGGTGAAGCGGCTGGCGTCCATGGACTTCCCGGTGCCCGTCGAGGCGTTGGAGCGGATGAGGGTCCCCAAGTCCTTCAACCCGCGTTCACCGCAGTCCCGTCGCGACCTCGCGTCCGCGCTGCGCACCAAGGCCGGGCACATCCCGCCCGAGCGGGCCCGCAAGCAGCGGTCCCAGGCGGCCGACGACCGAGAGATCGCCCGGCTGCGCACCGAGATCCGCGCCCACGCCTGCCACGGCTGCAACGACCGTGAGGACCACGCCCGTTGGGCGGAGCGCTACTACCGGCTGCTGCGCGACACCTCGCAGCTGGAACGGCGCATCGAGGGCCGCACGAACACCATCGCCCGTACGTTCGACCGCATCGTCGCCCTGCTCACCGAGCTGGACTATCTGCGCGCCGACGAGGTGACCGAGCACGGCAAGCGGCTCGCCCGGCTCTACGGCGAGCTGGATCTGCTGACGAGTGAATGCCTGCGCGCGGGCGTGTGGAACGGGCTGTCGCCCGCCGAACTCGCCGCGTGCGTCTCGGCATTGGTGTACGAGTCCCGGGCAGCCGACGACGCCATGGCGCCGAAGGTGCCGTCCGGCAAGGCCAAGGCCGCGCTCGGCGAGATGGTCCGTATCTGGGGCCGGCTCGACGCGCTGGAGGAAGAGTTCCGGATCACCCAGAGCGAGGGCGTCGGCCAGCGCGAACCCGACCTCGGCTTCGCCTGGGCGGCCTACGAGTGGGCGTCCGGCAAGGGCCTCGACGAGGTGCTCCGCGAGGCGGAGATGCCGGCCGGCGACTTCGTGCGGTGGTGCAAGCAGGTCATCGACGTCCTCGGACAGATCTCGGCCGCGGCGCCGGTCTCCGGCGGCGAGTCGTCGACGGTCGCGAAGAACGCGCGCAAGGCCGTGGAGGGGCTGTTGCGGGGGGTTGTGGCCTACTCGTCGGTCGGCTGA
- a CDS encoding helix-turn-helix transcriptional regulator yields the protein MAIAKAERLMNLALCLLGTRRPLSKRELRDSIEAYLEAGSDDSFNRMFERDKDDLRELGLVIETVENLDGEVGYRAGRDSNRLPAITLDAEEAAALGLAAKVWQQARLAGAASGALQKLRAAGLPEDVDPYEAHGALEPRIPVHEAAFEPLMLACRDRRPVVFDYRKATAVRPEPRQVEPWALECWRGHWYLAGWDRDRGAERVFRLSRITGKVRSRSAKFTAEVPDVVTVRETVASWAGESADRSALIRLRTGAGYPLRAKASAVRELSDGWDELEIPYGHGLDAWLVEFGPDVVVLEPAELRSDVVDRLRAVAKG from the coding sequence ATGGCCATTGCCAAGGCAGAGCGGCTGATGAATCTGGCGCTGTGTCTGCTCGGGACGCGCAGGCCGCTGAGCAAGCGCGAGCTGCGTGACTCCATCGAGGCCTATCTCGAAGCGGGCAGCGACGATTCCTTCAACCGGATGTTCGAGCGGGACAAGGACGATCTGCGCGAGCTCGGACTGGTCATCGAGACGGTGGAGAACCTCGACGGTGAGGTCGGCTACCGTGCCGGCCGTGACAGCAACCGGCTGCCGGCCATCACCCTCGACGCCGAGGAGGCCGCCGCCCTGGGCCTGGCCGCGAAGGTCTGGCAGCAGGCCCGCCTCGCCGGCGCGGCCAGCGGCGCCCTGCAGAAGCTGCGCGCGGCCGGACTGCCCGAGGATGTCGACCCCTACGAGGCCCATGGTGCCCTGGAGCCGCGGATCCCGGTGCACGAGGCGGCCTTCGAGCCGCTGATGCTGGCCTGCCGTGACCGCCGACCGGTTGTCTTCGACTACCGCAAGGCCACCGCCGTCCGTCCGGAGCCCCGTCAGGTGGAGCCGTGGGCGCTCGAATGCTGGCGCGGTCACTGGTATCTGGCGGGCTGGGACCGCGACCGGGGTGCCGAACGTGTGTTCCGCCTCTCGCGGATCACCGGCAAGGTGCGCAGCCGGAGCGCGAAGTTCACCGCCGAGGTGCCCGATGTGGTCACGGTCCGCGAGACTGTGGCCAGTTGGGCGGGGGAGAGCGCCGACCGTTCCGCGCTGATCCGGCTGCGGACGGGCGCCGGCTACCCCCTTCGGGCGAAGGCGTCGGCGGTGCGGGAACTCAGCGACGGCTGGGACGAGTTGGAGATTCCGTACGGGCACGGGCTGGACGCCTGGCTGGTGGAGTTCGGGCCGGATGTGGTGGTCCTGGAGCCGGCCGAGCTGCGTTCCGACGTGGTGGACCGGCTGCGTGCCGTGGCCAAAGGCTGA
- the pafA gene encoding Pup--protein ligase, translated as MDRRIFGLENEYGVTCTFRGQRRLSPDEVARYLFRRVVSWGRSSNVFLRNGARLYLDVGSHPEYATPECDNVTELVTHDKAGERILEGLLVDAERRLHEEGIAGDVYLFKNNTDSAGNSYGCHENYLVARHGEFSRLADILIPFLVTRQLLCGAGKVLQTPRGAVYCVSQRAEHIWEGVSSATTRSRPIINTRDEPHADAERYRRLHVIVGDSNMSETTMLLKVGATDLVLRMIEAGTVMRDLTLENPIRAIREVSHDITGRRKVRLASGREASALDVQREYYEKAVDFVERRGIRTGTVEQVLELWGRVLDSIEAEDLDRIGTEIDWVMKYQLIERYRAKHNMTMSHPRVAQIDLAYHDIHRRRGLYYLLERKNQAARICNDLKIFEGKSVPPQTTRARLRGDFIRRAQEQRRDFTVDWVHLKLNDQAQRTVLCKDPFRSVDERVEKLIAGM; from the coding sequence ATGGACCGCCGCATTTTCGGGCTGGAGAACGAGTACGGCGTCACGTGTACGTTCAGGGGACAGCGGCGTCTGTCTCCCGACGAGGTGGCTCGGTACCTCTTCCGCCGTGTCGTGTCATGGGGCCGTAGCAGCAATGTCTTTCTGCGAAACGGCGCACGCCTCTATCTTGACGTGGGATCACATCCGGAATACGCGACACCGGAATGTGACAACGTGACGGAACTCGTCACCCACGACAAGGCCGGCGAGCGCATTCTCGAAGGACTCCTGGTGGACGCCGAACGACGCCTGCACGAGGAAGGAATCGCGGGCGACGTCTACCTCTTCAAGAACAACACGGACTCGGCGGGCAACTCTTACGGTTGCCACGAGAACTATCTGGTGGCCCGGCACGGGGAGTTCTCCCGGCTCGCGGACATCCTCATTCCGTTCCTCGTCACCCGCCAGCTTCTGTGCGGTGCGGGCAAGGTGCTGCAGACGCCGCGCGGTGCCGTGTACTGCGTGAGTCAGCGGGCGGAGCACATCTGGGAGGGCGTCTCCTCGGCGACCACCCGGTCCCGGCCGATCATCAACACGCGTGACGAACCGCACGCGGACGCAGAGCGCTATCGCCGACTGCATGTCATCGTCGGCGACTCGAACATGTCCGAGACCACGATGCTCCTCAAGGTCGGTGCCACCGACCTCGTGCTGCGCATGATCGAGGCGGGCACGGTGATGCGGGACCTGACCCTGGAGAACCCGATCCGGGCGATCCGCGAGGTCAGCCATGACATCACGGGCCGTCGCAAGGTGCGGCTGGCCAGCGGCCGGGAGGCCTCGGCGCTGGATGTGCAGCGCGAGTACTACGAGAAGGCCGTGGACTTCGTCGAGCGGCGGGGTATCCGCACGGGCACGGTCGAGCAGGTGCTGGAGCTGTGGGGCCGGGTGCTGGACTCCATCGAGGCCGAGGATCTGGACCGGATCGGTACCGAGATCGACTGGGTGATGAAGTACCAGCTCATCGAGCGGTACCGGGCCAAGCACAATATGACGATGTCGCATCCGCGCGTCGCTCAGATAGACCTCGCCTATCACGACATCCACCGCAGGCGGGGTCTTTACTACCTGCTGGAGAGGAAGAACCAAGCCGCCCGGATCTGCAACGACTTGAAGATCTTCGAGGGCAAGTCGGTTCCGCCGCAGACCACTCGGGCGCGGTTGCGCGGTGACTTCATCCGGCGGGCGCAGGAGCAGCGCCGTGATTTCACGGTCGACTGGGTGCATCTGAAGCTCAACGACCAGGCACAGCGCACGGTGTTGTGCAAGGACCCGTTCCGCAGCGTCGACGAGCGGGTGGAGAAGCTGATCGCCGGTATGTGA
- the atzF gene encoding allophanate hydrolase: protein MPTPTLTLTLTRVRIAYARIAAVDRPEVWIDLRPLAEVEAEATRIDARLAAGDPLPLAGKLFAAKGNIDVQGLPTTAGCPAYAYHPEADAPVVARLKDAGALLLGTTNLDQFATGLVGTRSPYGPVRNAHDPTRISGGSSSGSATAVALGLVDFALGTDTAGSGRVPAAFNGIVGLKPTRGLVPTTGVVPACASLDCVTVFARTLPEAEQALAHMVSPPARDLPPLPQRAPGPWRVAVPPLAQLGELDPGWAQAYETAVTQLRTAGVSVRTLDLTPFTEAAAMLYQGAFVAERYTAVGAFVDKLLAEGGEAAATLDPTVAGIITGARDIPAHQLYADQERLAALRTRAVAELADADALLLPTAPGHPTLAEVAADPLGANARLGRFTNSTNLFDLAAVAVPAGEVDGFPFGVMLIGPAFTDDRLATIAHLIQPEARLAVVGAHLAGQPLNPQLLALGARLERATTTAPVYRLHALPTTPPKPGLVHVGEGEGEAGGAAIAAEVWRLPAEGLGRFLAALPRPMTLGRVELADGTHVPGFLCEPAALEGAEDITTYGGWRAYLNSRP, encoded by the coding sequence ATGCCGACCCCCACCCTCACCCTCACCCTCACCAGAGTCCGCATCGCCTACGCCCGCATCGCCGCCGTAGACCGCCCCGAGGTCTGGATCGACCTGCGCCCTCTCGCAGAGGTCGAAGCGGAAGCCACCCGCATCGACGCCCGCCTCGCCGCAGGCGACCCCCTCCCCCTGGCCGGCAAACTCTTCGCCGCCAAGGGCAACATCGACGTCCAGGGCCTCCCCACCACCGCCGGCTGCCCGGCCTACGCCTACCACCCGGAGGCCGACGCCCCGGTCGTCGCCCGCCTCAAAGACGCCGGCGCCCTCCTGCTCGGCACCACCAACCTCGACCAGTTCGCCACCGGCCTGGTCGGCACCCGCTCCCCCTACGGCCCCGTCCGCAACGCCCACGACCCCACCCGCATCAGCGGCGGCTCGAGTTCCGGCTCCGCCACCGCCGTGGCGCTGGGCCTCGTCGACTTCGCCCTCGGCACCGACACCGCCGGCTCCGGCCGCGTCCCCGCCGCCTTCAACGGCATCGTCGGCCTCAAGCCCACCCGCGGCCTGGTCCCCACCACCGGTGTCGTCCCGGCCTGCGCCTCCCTCGACTGTGTGACCGTCTTCGCCCGGACGCTCCCCGAGGCCGAGCAGGCACTCGCGCACATGGTGTCCCCACCCGCCCGCGACCTCCCGCCCCTTCCCCAACGCGCCCCGGGCCCCTGGCGCGTGGCGGTCCCGCCGCTCGCCCAACTCGGCGAACTCGACCCGGGCTGGGCACAGGCGTACGAGACGGCGGTGACCCAGCTCCGCACCGCCGGCGTCTCCGTGCGTACGCTCGACCTCACCCCCTTCACCGAGGCCGCCGCGATGCTGTACCAGGGCGCGTTCGTCGCGGAGCGCTACACAGCGGTGGGCGCCTTTGTCGACAAGTTGCTCGCCGAGGGTGGCGAAGCCGCCGCGACCCTGGACCCCACCGTCGCCGGCATCATCACCGGCGCCCGCGACATCCCCGCCCACCAGCTCTACGCCGACCAGGAGCGGCTGGCCGCCCTGCGCACCCGCGCTGTCGCGGAACTGGCCGACGCCGACGCCCTGTTGCTGCCCACGGCCCCCGGTCACCCGACTCTCGCCGAGGTCGCCGCCGACCCGCTGGGCGCCAACGCCCGGCTGGGCCGCTTCACCAACTCCACCAACCTCTTCGACCTGGCCGCGGTGGCCGTTCCCGCGGGCGAGGTCGACGGGTTCCCGTTCGGCGTGATGCTGATCGGCCCGGCGTTCACCGACGACCGGCTCGCCACGATCGCCCACCTGATCCAGCCCGAGGCCCGCCTCGCGGTGGTCGGCGCGCATCTCGCGGGCCAGCCGCTGAACCCCCAGCTCCTGGCTCTGGGAGCCCGGTTGGAACGTGCGACCACGACGGCCCCCGTCTACCGTCTGCACGCCCTCCCCACGACCCCGCCGAAGCCGGGCCTCGTCCACGTAGGCGAAGGGGAAGGCGAAGCCGGCGGAGCGGCCATCGCGGCCGAGGTATGGCGCCTCCCCGCCGAAGGCCTCGGCCGCTTCCTCGCCGCCCTCCCCCGCCCGATGACGCTGGGCCGCGTCGAACTCGCCGACGGCACTCACGTACCCGGCTTTCTCTGCGAACCGGCCGCCCTCGAAGGCGCCGAGGACATCACGACGTACGGCGGCTGGCGCGCGTACCTCAACAGCCGCCCCTGA
- a CDS encoding helix-turn-helix transcriptional regulator, giving the protein MAGKPARPVNAIDQTRRMLSLVTYLRERPGARVGDVARAFGITEDELVSDLDVLPMCGTSFRGGDLLDIDTDGERIWWHNPAALGEEAAEPLRLAADEATALLVAARAVSTLPGLREGDRQALLRATAKVETAAGEAAGASARLSVTFESEGGVFADVDRAISERRRLWIRYYSPARDELTEREIDPIRLVSVGHTYVEAWCRRSEARRTFRLDRVAEIRILDESAAPPEIELRDLSEGLVQPAAEDPEVVVEVGPGGRWVAEYYPHDSADELPDGGLRITLRTPDPASLRRLALRLGRDGRIVSPQDLADSARQAAQEALAAYDAPPAAHGTQSAGSGAHAVQDGLYDRREQER; this is encoded by the coding sequence GTGGCAGGCAAACCGGCCAGGCCCGTGAACGCCATCGACCAGACGCGGCGAATGCTGTCCCTGGTGACGTATCTGCGCGAGCGGCCCGGCGCACGCGTCGGTGATGTCGCCCGCGCGTTCGGGATCACCGAGGACGAGCTGGTCTCGGACCTGGACGTGCTGCCCATGTGCGGCACCAGCTTCCGCGGTGGCGATCTGCTCGACATCGACACCGACGGCGAGCGGATCTGGTGGCACAACCCCGCCGCCCTCGGAGAGGAGGCCGCCGAACCGCTCAGGCTGGCCGCCGACGAGGCGACCGCGCTGCTGGTCGCCGCCCGCGCGGTGTCCACCCTGCCCGGGCTGCGCGAGGGCGACCGGCAGGCGCTGCTGCGGGCCACCGCCAAGGTGGAGACGGCGGCCGGCGAGGCCGCCGGGGCCAGCGCGCGGCTGTCGGTGACCTTCGAGTCGGAGGGCGGGGTGTTCGCGGACGTCGACCGGGCGATCTCCGAGCGCCGCCGCCTGTGGATCCGCTACTACTCGCCCGCGCGCGACGAGCTCACCGAACGGGAGATCGACCCGATCCGCCTGGTCAGTGTCGGGCACACCTACGTGGAGGCCTGGTGCCGGCGCTCCGAGGCGCGGCGCACCTTCCGCCTCGACCGGGTCGCCGAGATCAGGATCCTGGACGAGTCGGCCGCCCCGCCCGAGATAGAGCTGCGGGACCTGTCGGAGGGACTGGTGCAGCCCGCCGCCGAGGACCCCGAGGTGGTCGTCGAGGTCGGCCCGGGCGGACGCTGGGTCGCCGAGTACTACCCGCACGACAGCGCGGATGAGCTTCCCGACGGCGGGCTGCGTATCACCTTGCGCACCCCCGATCCGGCGTCGCTGCGGCGCCTGGCGCTGCGGCTCGGCCGCGACGGGCGCATCGTCTCGCCGCAGGACCTCGCGGACAGTGCCCGCCAGGCCGCCCAGGAGGCGCTGGCGGCGTACGACGCCCCGCCTGCCGCCCACGGGACGCAGTCGGCGGGTTCCGGGGCGCACGCGGTTCAGGACGGGCTGTACGACAGACGGGAGCAGGAGCGTTGA
- the tatA gene encoding Sec-independent protein translocase subunit TatA, with the protein MFGRLGAPEIILILVVIILLFGAKKLPDMARSLGKSARILKSEAKAMKSEGQETAPAGPPHTDEQPPAQRTIQAAPGDVTSSRPVTEPTDTTKR; encoded by the coding sequence ATGTTCGGAAGGCTCGGAGCTCCCGAGATTATTCTCATCCTCGTCGTCATCATCCTGTTGTTCGGCGCGAAGAAGCTTCCGGACATGGCGCGCTCGCTCGGCAAGTCCGCGCGCATCCTGAAGAGCGAGGCCAAGGCGATGAAGTCGGAGGGCCAGGAAACCGCCCCCGCCGGTCCGCCGCACACCGACGAGCAGCCCCCGGCACAGCGCACCATCCAGGCCGCCCCCGGTGACGTGACGAGCTCACGCCCGGTCACCGAGCCGACGGACACGACCAAGCGCTGA